From Acidovorax sp. 1608163:
ATCATGGCGTCGCTGCTGGCGTTCGTGCTGGTCAAGACCACCGGCGTGGACCGCGAAGTGATCGACAAGTGGATGTACATGATCGTGGCCTTCGCACTGATCACCGGCATTCTGGGCACAGGCCACCACTTCTACTTCATCGGCCTGCCAGGCTACTGGCACTGGGTGGGTAGCGTGTTCTCTGCCATGGAGCCCATCCCCTTCTTCATGATGACGCTGTTCGCCTTCAACATGGTGCAACGCCGCCGCCGCGAACACCCCAACCAGGCCGCTGTGTTGTGGGCTGTGGGCACCGCCGTGATCGGGTTCCTGGGCGCTGGCGTGTGGGGCTTCATCCACACCCTCAGCACCGTCAACTACTACACCCACGGCTCGCAAGTCACCGCTGCACACGGGCACTTGGCGTTCTATGGCGCCTATGTGCTGGTGGTGCTGGCCATCATCAGCTACGCCATGCCCATCCTGCGCGGGCGTGAGGCCAACCCCCTGCGGGCGCAGCGCGTCGAGATGTGGAGCTTCTGGATCATGAGCATCGGCATGGCCGTCATGGTGCTGGCCCTGAGCGGCGCAGGTATCCTGCAAGTGTGGCTGCAACGCATGCCCACCACGGGCGCCATGCCCTTCATGGCCACGCAAGACCAGCTGGTGTTCTTCTACTGGGTGCGCGTGGCTGGCGGCGTGATGTTCTTGCTGGGTCTGCTGACCTACCTGAGCAGCTTCTTTGTCGGCCCTGCGGCCGATGAAGAAGGCATGGCCGTCGGCATCGGTACCCGTCTGCAACGGGCCTGACCATGGCTGCCACCTACGCCCAAGAGCGCCAGGTGGCTGCTGCCGGCACCGGCAGCAGCCCAGCCCAGCCCGGGCTGCCGTTCTACGCAGAACAGGGCAGCGAATGCGCTCTGTTCGCGCAGTGCCACGCGCAGCAACTGCCGCTGCTTATCAAGGGCCCCACCGGCTGCGGAAAAACACGGTTTGTGGAGCACATGGCGGCCCGTCTGGGGCGGCCTTTGATCACCGTGTCCTGCCACGACGACCTGAGTGCCGCCGACCTGGTGGGGCGGCACCTGATCGGACAGGGCAGCACCGTGTGGGCAGACGGCCCACTCACCCGCGCAGTGCGCGAGGGCGCCATCGTCTACCTGGACGAGGTGGTGGAGGCACGCAAAGACACCACAGTGGTGCTGCACCCGCTGGCGGACGACCGGCGCATTCTGCCCATCGAACGCACAGGCGAGCAGCTCAAGGCCCCGGCAGATTTCAT
This genomic window contains:
- a CDS encoding cbb3-type cytochrome c oxidase subunit I; translated protein: MQPATLKYQSQAVAKLYFIAALGLFTGQIVFGLSLGLQYVIGDLFFPAIPFNIARMVHTNLLIVWLLFGFMGAAYYMVPEEAETELYSPLFAKVLFWIFLAAGAATILGYLLVPYAKLAEMTGNDFLATMGREFLEQPLPTKVGIVIVALGFLFNISMTVLKGRKTAISMVLLMGLWGLALMFLFSFVNPSNLVRDKMYWWFVVHLWVEGTWELIMASLLAFVLVKTTGVDREVIDKWMYMIVAFALITGILGTGHHFYFIGLPGYWHWVGSVFSAMEPIPFFMMTLFAFNMVQRRRREHPNQAAVLWAVGTAVIGFLGAGVWGFIHTLSTVNYYTHGSQVTAAHGHLAFYGAYVLVVLAIISYAMPILRGREANPLRAQRVEMWSFWIMSIGMAVMVLALSGAGILQVWLQRMPTTGAMPFMATQDQLVFFYWVRVAGGVMFLLGLLTYLSSFFVGPAADEEGMAVGIGTRLQRA
- a CDS encoding CbbQ/NirQ/NorQ/GpvN family protein, yielding MAATYAQERQVAAAGTGSSPAQPGLPFYAEQGSECALFAQCHAQQLPLLIKGPTGCGKTRFVEHMAARLGRPLITVSCHDDLSAADLVGRHLIGQGSTVWADGPLTRAVREGAIVYLDEVVEARKDTTVVLHPLADDRRILPIERTGEQLKAPADFMLVISYNPGYQNLLKGLKPSTRQRFTALTLDYPAPAVERRILETEGRASPAIAARLVQLAQALRRLTDHDLEETASTRLLVMAARLASAGMGLRQACRAAVVDALSDDHDTVLALDEVVRAVVGDED